The window CCCTACCGAACCTCGGCCAGAGGCAACGGCTGGGCGTGATCCGACGCGCCCAGGAGACCCAGGCCCTCCAGGCGATGGTGGAGAAGCTCGAGGTCCGCCCCCCAGACCTGGAGACCCTGACCGTTCAGTTGAGCGGCGGCAACCAGCAGAAGGTGGTCATCGGCAAGTGGCTCCTGACCAAGCCCAAGGTGCTGATCTGCGACGAGCCGACCCGCGGAGTCGACGTTGGGGCAAAAGTCGAGATCTACGCCCACCTGCGACGCCTGGCTGAACAGGGGATGGCGATCCTGATGGTGTCCTCGGAGCTCCCCGAGGTGCTCGGGATGAGCGACCGGGTGCTGGTCATGGCCGGGGGGCGGATGGTCGCCGAGTTCTCCGACGGCGAGGCGACCGAGGAGCGGGTGATGGCCGCCGCGCTCGCCGACAAGGCCCACGCGGACCGACCTGCCTCGGCCTCCTCGGGCCGGCCCCGGGGGCTCGCCCGCCTGGGGCGGTGGCGACCGGACGCGACCTCGGTCGTGCTGGCTACCCTGCTCGCCCTGTTCCTCGCGGGAGCGCTTTCCTCGCCGCGCTTCCTTGGGATGTACAACCTGATCAGCATCCTTCGCAGCGCCGTGCCGCTGGCCCTGGTGGCGATGGGACAGGCGATGGTCATGATCTCCGGCGGCGTCGACCTCTCGGTCAGCGCCACGATCACCCTGACCACGATCATCGGCGCCACCCTGATCGGCGGGAGCGACGCGCGCATCCTCCCGGCGGCGGTGGCCACGTTGGGAGTCGGCTTGGGGATGGGCGTGGCCAACGGTCTCGCCGTGACCCAACTCAAGATCCCCCCGTTCATCGCCACCCTGGGGATGATGTCGATCGGCCGCGGGATCGTGCTCGTGCTGGCCCGGGGCCCGGTGGGAGCGATCGGCCGCGGGTTCCGGGCGTTCTCCCGCGGCGCCTTCGGTCCGATCCCGGCGGCGTTGGTGATCCTGGGGGTCGTGTTTGCCCTCGCCGCGCTGGTCATGAACCGCACCCGGTACGGGCGCCACCTGTTCGCCCTTGGTGGGAACCGCGAGGTGGCGCGCCTGGCCGGGATCCGCACCCGGTGGGTCGAGCTCTCGTCGTACCTGGTAAGCGGCGTGTGCGCGGTGATCGCCGGGTTGTACCTGACGAGCCGGATGGGAGCCGGTGATCCGTCGGTGGGGCCGGGCCTGGAGCTCGACTCGATCATCGCCGTGCTCACCGGCGGCATCCCGTTCGGCGGCGGGCGGGGGAACGTGCTCGGGGTGATGGCCGGCGTCATGCTGCTGACGGTCCTCGGGAACCTGCTGACGGTGTGGAACCTGAGCAGTTGGTACCACCAGATCGCCCGGGCCCTGGTGCTCCTGGCGGCGCTGGCCGTATTCAAGAAGGAGGACTGACATGGGATTTCGAGCGGCAGTAGTCCAGATGAACAGCGTCCTTTGTGAGGTCGACGCCAACCTGGCCAAGGTCGCCATCCTCGTGCGGAGCGCGGCGGCGATGGGGGCAAAGCTCGTCCTCGTCCCGGAGACGTTCACCACCGGCTACGACGTCGGTGATCGCCTGCCCCAGGTGGCGGACACGATCCCCGGCAGGACCACCGACGCCGTCGGCCGCCTGGCCCGGGAGCACGGGGTGTACTTCTACGGGAGCTTCATCGAGAAGGACGGGAGGCGCTATCACAACACCGCCGTGCTCGTGGACCCCAAGGGCGAGATCCTCGCCGCCTACCGCAAGGTCCACTTGTTCGCCGCCGAGAAGCGGATGTTCACCCCCGGCGACCGCCCGGCGGTGGTGGACACGGAACTGGGGACGCTCGGCCTGACGATCTGCATGGACCTCCTGTTCCCGGAGTACATCCGAGGGCTGGTGCTGGCCGGGGCCGAGTACATCCTGAACACCACCGATTGGCTGCGCTGGGGCCCGATCGATCGCTGGGGATGGTGCCACGCCCAGCCGCGGGCGCTGGCCGTGGTCCGGGCCCTGGAGAACACGGTGGGGCTGGCCATGGCCTGCCAGTGGGGGCAAGAGGGGGAGTACGTCAAGTTCGGGCACTCCTGCATCGTGAGCCCCTCGGGACGCATCCTGGCCGGGGTCGAGGAGGGCGAAGGCGTGGCCGTGCACGAGCTCTCGCTCGACGGCGTCGAGGAGTGGCGCAGGATCGCGACGTACCTCGCGGACCGGGCGGACCACCTCGCCCTGTACCGAAAGCTCCTCGACCTCTAGCCACCCCCGGATCGGCTGTCGATTGACTTTTCCCCGGGACGGGTTATGCTGACGCCCTCGTAGGTCCCTTTGTTGCCTAAAGAAGGGTCTCCCTTTCCGAAGCTTCAAAGGAACTCAAGGCCCGGTCGACGTTTGGGCCTTGTGGGTTTGGTATCGCCTTGATCCGGACGCGGAGGATGAGATGGAGTGCAGGTTTGATATAGCGAAGGTCCGCAACATCGGGCTCGCCGCGCACATCGACGCCGGCAAGACCACGGTTACCGAGCGCATGCTCTACTTCACCGGCAAGGTCCACCGCATCGGCGAGGTGGACGACGGCCAAGCGACGATGGACTGGATGCCCCAGGAGCGGGAGCGGGGGATCACCATCACCGCGGCCGCCACCACCATCCAGTGGCGGGGGCACCGCATCAACCTCATCGACACGCCGGGGCACGTGGACTTCACCGCCGAGGTCGAGCAGAGCCTGCGGGTGGTGGACGGGATGATCGCCCTGTTCTGCGCCGTGGGCGGCGTGCAGCCCCAATCCGAGGCGGTGTGGCGGCAGGCCGACCGCTACCGGGTGCCGCGGATCGCGTTCGTCAACAAGATGGACCGCATCGGGGCCGACTTCTCGGGCGTGGTGCGCGAGCTGCGGGCTGGACTCGGGGCGGCTGCCTTGCCGGTGGTGTTGCCGATCGGGGCCGAGGAGGAGTTCACGGGCCTCGTCGACCTCGTGCGGATGGAGGCCGTCTACTACGGCGACGGTCCGAGCGGCGAGGACATCCAGCCCGGACCGATCCCGGACGCGATGATGGCGGAGGTGGAGCGGGCGCGGGAGGCCCTCGTGGAGCGGGTGAGCGAGGAGGACGACCTGCTCCTCGCGAGGTTCCTCGCCGGGGAGGAGCCCACCGCGGCCGAGCTCGTCCAGGCGCTGCGCCGGGCCACCGTGGCCGGCCGCCTGGTCCCGGTCCTGTGCGGGGCCGCGTACCGCAACAAGGGGATCCGTCGGCTTCTCGACGCGGTGGTGGACTTCCTCCCGTCCCCGGCCGACCTGCCGCCGGCGATCGGTGCTTGGCAGGGCGAGGAGATGGTCCGGCACGCTCGCGACGATGCGCCGCTTTCGGCGCTGGCGTTCAAGGTCCAGGCCGACCGGCACGTGGGGAAGCTCACCTACGTGCGGGTGTACTCCGGGGTCCTGCGCACCGGCGGGTTCGTGGAGAACGCGAGCCGGGGCGTGCGGCAGCGCATCGGGCGCCTGTTCCAGATGCACGCCGACCGCCGCGAGCCCGTCCTTGAGCTGCGCGCCGGCGACGTCGGCGCGGCGGTGGGGCTAGGGGAGACCTACACCGGGGACACGCTGGCGAGCAAGGATGCCCCGATCGTGCTCGCGCCGATCGAGTTCCCGGCCCCGGTGATCGACCTCGCCATGTCCCCGCTCCGGCGCACCGATGCCGACCGCCTCGCCCGGGCCCTCGCCGATCTCTCCGCCGAGGACCCGACGTTCCTCGTGCGGCCGAACCCGGAGACCGGGGAGATGGTGGTGTGCGGGATGGGGGAACTGCACCTGGAGATCGTGGTCGACCGGCTGCGCCGCGAGTTCGGGGTCGAGGTGGTCACCGGGCAGCCCCAGGTCGCGTACCGGGAGACGCTCGTCGGGTCGATCGAGCACGAGCACAAGCTGGTGAAGCAGACCGGCGGGCACGGCCAGTACGCGCACGTCGTCCTGCGGGTGGAGCCCGGCGCCCCCGGCACCGGGTTCGAGTTCGCGAGCCGGGTCGTGGGCGGGCGGGTTCCCCGGGAGTACGTCCCGGCGGTGGAGCGGGGGATCGTCGAGGCGATGGCCGAGGGCCCCTACGCCGGGTTCCCGGTGGTGGACGTCCGGGTCACCTTGGTAGATGGCTCGGCCCACGAGGTGGACTCCTCCGAGCAGGCGTTCCGTGCCTGCGCCGTGGCCGCGTTCCGCGAGGCCTGCCGACGGGCGGGCCTCCGGCTCTTGGAGCCGGTGATGGACGTGGAGGTGACCGTGCCCGAGGCCGACCTCGGGGCGGTAATGGGGAACCTCGCCGCCCGCCGCGGCCGGATCTTGGGTCTCGCGGCCAAGGGCAAGGCCCAGGTCGTGCACGCCGAAGTCCCGCTTTCCGAGATGTTCGGGTACGCAAGCGAGCTCCGGAACCTCACGAGCGGCCGGGGGGAGTTCACGATGCGGTTTGACCGGTATGAGGCGGTGCCGCAGGCGGTAGCCGAGGAGGTCGTGGCCGGCCACTGCGCCGCCGTGGGCTGATCGCCCTGCGGGCGGGGGCGTGCGCGGTCAGGCGAAGCGCACCCCGTCCACGGTCGTGACCACGCCCTGGTACAGGAACGTCACCTGCCGGAGGGCGCATGCGAGGTCGAACGGGGTCAGGGCGCTCACCGCGTCCTCGGGGAGCACCACCCGGTACCCGCGGAGCGCCGCCGACCCGGCGGCGTGGAGCACGCAGATGTTGGCCACCGTTCCGGCCACCACCACGTGCCGCACCCCCCACCGGCGGAGGACGAGGTCGAGCGGGGTGGCGTAGAAGGAATCGTACGTCGGGGTCTTGATGACCGGTTCCCCCGGGCGAGGCCCAAGCTCGGCCACGATCTCCGCCCCCCACGACCCGGCCACGGCATGGGGCGGCCAGATCGCGAACTCCGGGTCGTCCGGGCTGTGCCAGTCTTGGGTGAACACGACGCGGACTTCGGCCGCCCGCGCCCTCTCGAGGAGGCGGGCGATGGCGGGGATCGTGCTCGGTGCCTCCGGGACGAACAGAGCGCCGTCCGGATGGGCGAAGTCGTTCTGCATGTGCACCACGAGGAGCGCCGCCTCCCGCGCCGGGAGGACCACTTCGCGCGCCCGGGGGATCTCAGGAACGTCCACCATCGCTTTGATTGTAGGGCCCCGGTTACAGGGTCTCCACCAACGCCGCGAGCTTGCACGAGAGGCACACCGGGTAACCGGGTTCGTCCACGGGGTCGAGGTCGGCGAGGTGGGGGGGCAGGGAGAACAGGCGCTCGCGGATTTCCTCCCGTCGGCGATGGAGGTCCACCGGGGGCAGCACCCGTCGCCCGCCTTCCATGGCCTTGACGAGGAGCGGCCGGCCGGGGAGGACCTCCTCGGCCAGGGCAATGGTGTCCTGGATTCGCCCCCCTTCTTCTTGCCGCCACACCTGGGTCCGGCCGGGCAGGGTGACCTTGCCCGGGCTCCGCTTCATGCGCGGCCCGTGGGCATCCTCGACCAGCTTGTACATGCCGGGGAGCGCTGGGAGGTCCCACGACACCCCGAGCCGGGTCCCCACCCCGTACCCCCACGCGGCCCCGCCCCGGGCCCGGAACTCCCGGATCCGGTGCTCGTCGAGGTCTCCGGACACGAAGATCTGGACCTCGGGGAACCCGGCCCGATCGAGAAGCTCCCGCACCGCCCGGCAGTAGCCTACCAGGTCCCCGGAATCGAGGCGCACCCCGGAAAGGTCCCGCCCCACGGCCCGGAGCTCCCGGGCCGCCGCCGCCGCGTTCCGGGCCCCCTCCATCACGTCGTAGGTGTCGATGAGGAGCACCGGTCGCGGGTGGTCCTCGGCGAACGCCCGGAACGCGGAGAGCTCGTCGGGGAAGCTCAGGACGTACGAGTGGGCCATCGTGCCCACCACCGGGATCCCATAGCGCTTTCCGGCAAGGACGTTCGAGGTGCCGTGGAACCCGGCGAGGAAACTCGCCCGGGCGGCATGGACGGCGGCGTCGGCCCCGTGGTCCCGACGGGGGCTGAAGTCCACCACCGTCGCCTCCTCTCCCACGGCGAGGAGGATCCGCGCCGCCTTGGACGCCACCAGGGTCTGGTAGTTGAGGACGTTGAGAAGGTAGGTCTCCACGACCTGGGCCTGGATGCGGGGAGCGGTCACTTGGACCAAGGGCTCCCCGGGGAACACCATTTCCCCTTCCGGGACGGCCCACACCTCCCCGGTGAACCGGAGCGCCCCCAGGTAATCGAGGAACGCGGAATCGAAGAGATCCAGGGAATCGAGGTAGGCGCGGTCGTCCTCCGTAAACCGGAGGGCCTCCAGGTGGTCGAGGAGGGGGTCCAGGCCGGCGAACAGGAGGAACCGGCGGTTCGGGACCGGAGCCCGCACGAAGTACGCGAACGTGGCCGGATCGTCCATGCCCCGCCGGAAGTACGAGTAGGCCATGGTCAGCTCGTACAGGTCCACAAGCAGTGCCTCCTCCATCTCCCCCTCCTTGCTCGAGAGCCAACGCAGCCGGTAGGCCGACGGGACAAGTTTGCCGCGCCCGGGGGGTCAACGCCATGCTGCCCGCGCTCTCCACCCACGGGCTTTGTACCCGGTAACATGGCGTCAGGAGGGAAAAGCATGGACTTGTGGAAGATCCTGCTGTTGGGCGCGGTGGTGGTGGGCCTGATCTTGCTGTTTCAGATGGGATCCAGGCCCGTGGCGGTGCCCGAGCCCCTACCGGGGAGCCTCGTCGAACAGGGCACGTTCGCGATCGAGCAGGCCGGCCAGCGGGTCGGGGAGGAGGCGTTCACGGTGTGGCTGGTGGAGGCGGGGTTCCGCGTGGACTCGGAGGTCCGGCTGACCGGG of the Candidatus Acetothermia bacterium genome contains:
- a CDS encoding ATP-binding cassette domain-containing protein, which gives rise to MTPNSLEIRGVSKAFPGVQALDCVYLDVQRGEVHAIVGENGAGKSTLMKILAGALAPDAGQIVVHGQEVQTYSPEAARAHGIAIIFQEFNLVPFLTAAQNIALGREPGRWGWIQRARELEEAKSLLAEIGAEVPLRVPVCRLSVAQQQLVEIAKALAVDASILIMDEPASALSLTEREHLFALIGRLRDRGITILYVTHHLEEVFRLADRVTVLKDGRVVRTLHVRETDRDGLITMMVGRKLAQVFPAKASKVGGPVLTVEGLSSGREVRDVSFTLHKGEILGVYGLVGAGRTELCKALFGARPHSGQITVDGRKVAARHPHAAVAQGMAVVTEDRKNEGLVMGLSVRHNLALPNLGQRQRLGVIRRAQETQALQAMVEKLEVRPPDLETLTVQLSGGNQQKVVIGKWLLTKPKVLICDEPTRGVDVGAKVEIYAHLRRLAEQGMAILMVSSELPEVLGMSDRVLVMAGGRMVAEFSDGEATEERVMAAALADKAHADRPASASSGRPRGLARLGRWRPDATSVVLATLLALFLAGALSSPRFLGMYNLISILRSAVPLALVAMGQAMVMISGGVDLSVSATITLTTIIGATLIGGSDARILPAAVATLGVGLGMGVANGLAVTQLKIPPFIATLGMMSIGRGIVLVLARGPVGAIGRGFRAFSRGAFGPIPAALVILGVVFALAALVMNRTRYGRHLFALGGNREVARLAGIRTRWVELSSYLVSGVCAVIAGLYLTSRMGAGDPSVGPGLELDSIIAVLTGGIPFGGGRGNVLGVMAGVMLLTVLGNLLTVWNLSSWYHQIARALVLLAALAVFKKED
- a CDS encoding carbon-nitrogen hydrolase family protein; translation: MGFRAAVVQMNSVLCEVDANLAKVAILVRSAAAMGAKLVLVPETFTTGYDVGDRLPQVADTIPGRTTDAVGRLAREHGVYFYGSFIEKDGRRYHNTAVLVDPKGEILAAYRKVHLFAAEKRMFTPGDRPAVVDTELGTLGLTICMDLLFPEYIRGLVLAGAEYILNTTDWLRWGPIDRWGWCHAQPRALAVVRALENTVGLAMACQWGQEGEYVKFGHSCIVSPSGRILAGVEEGEGVAVHELSLDGVEEWRRIATYLADRADHLALYRKLLDL
- the fusA gene encoding elongation factor G, which gives rise to MECRFDIAKVRNIGLAAHIDAGKTTVTERMLYFTGKVHRIGEVDDGQATMDWMPQERERGITITAAATTIQWRGHRINLIDTPGHVDFTAEVEQSLRVVDGMIALFCAVGGVQPQSEAVWRQADRYRVPRIAFVNKMDRIGADFSGVVRELRAGLGAAALPVVLPIGAEEEFTGLVDLVRMEAVYYGDGPSGEDIQPGPIPDAMMAEVERAREALVERVSEEDDLLLARFLAGEEPTAAELVQALRRATVAGRLVPVLCGAAYRNKGIRRLLDAVVDFLPSPADLPPAIGAWQGEEMVRHARDDAPLSALAFKVQADRHVGKLTYVRVYSGVLRTGGFVENASRGVRQRIGRLFQMHADRREPVLELRAGDVGAAVGLGETYTGDTLASKDAPIVLAPIEFPAPVIDLAMSPLRRTDADRLARALADLSAEDPTFLVRPNPETGEMVVCGMGELHLEIVVDRLRREFGVEVVTGQPQVAYRETLVGSIEHEHKLVKQTGGHGQYAHVVLRVEPGAPGTGFEFASRVVGGRVPREYVPAVERGIVEAMAEGPYAGFPVVDVRVTLVDGSAHEVDSSEQAFRACAVAAFREACRRAGLRLLEPVMDVEVTVPEADLGAVMGNLAARRGRILGLAAKGKAQVVHAEVPLSEMFGYASELRNLTSGRGEFTMRFDRYEAVPQAVAEEVVAGHCAAVG
- a CDS encoding cysteine hydrolase, with translation MVDVPEIPRAREVVLPAREAALLVVHMQNDFAHPDGALFVPEAPSTIPAIARLLERARAAEVRVVFTQDWHSPDDPEFAIWPPHAVAGSWGAEIVAELGPRPGEPVIKTPTYDSFYATPLDLVLRRWGVRHVVVAGTVANICVLHAAGSAALRGYRVVLPEDAVSALTPFDLACALRQVTFLYQGVVTTVDGVRFA
- a CDS encoding nicotinate phosphoribosyltransferase; this translates as MEEALLVDLYELTMAYSYFRRGMDDPATFAYFVRAPVPNRRFLLFAGLDPLLDHLEALRFTEDDRAYLDSLDLFDSAFLDYLGALRFTGEVWAVPEGEMVFPGEPLVQVTAPRIQAQVVETYLLNVLNYQTLVASKAARILLAVGEEATVVDFSPRRDHGADAAVHAARASFLAGFHGTSNVLAGKRYGIPVVGTMAHSYVLSFPDELSAFRAFAEDHPRPVLLIDTYDVMEGARNAAAAARELRAVGRDLSGVRLDSGDLVGYCRAVRELLDRAGFPEVQIFVSGDLDEHRIREFRARGGAAWGYGVGTRLGVSWDLPALPGMYKLVEDAHGPRMKRSPGKVTLPGRTQVWRQEEGGRIQDTIALAEEVLPGRPLLVKAMEGGRRVLPPVDLHRRREEIRERLFSLPPHLADLDPVDEPGYPVCLSCKLAALVETL